Proteins encoded together in one Aliidongia dinghuensis window:
- a CDS encoding M81 family metallopeptidase translates to MRAPRIAILGFAIECNRFAPISTREDFLARAILPGDLLIAEARKSAPAMTPEIPAFVRRMDTLRPWTPAPILFANAESGGPVDHGFFVEILERFRQDLTAALPLDGVYICEHGAAITTEEDDPDGAVFALVREIVGPDVPIVATIDLHSNVSERMVAAVDALISYRRNPHTDMADRGADAAAALAELLDGVKTAVAHVRLPICPPPTVLLTAPGAGPYADLIAAAEATAAADPRLLNISIVGGFAYGDTPKNGLTVLATTRGDAALARRTAAGLAAYAWRERARFIPRLTPFDEAVALAKATGEQRGRPPVLLADVADNPGGGGRGNTVFLLRALLDAGARNVLLGVLTDPELAAEAHSLGEGVAFAARFNRAEQATYSEPFEAQATILRLSDGKGVGRRGQLAGCAFDLGPSVALAIDGIVLIVITHRHQCHEPAFFELFGLNIGAARTVVLKSRGHFRAAFDEFFTPEQIVEVDAPGLTSPLLSRFDFKKLPRPVVPLDRIDDWTPNVRLLQGGAR, encoded by the coding sequence ATGCGTGCTCCGCGAATTGCCATTCTGGGCTTCGCCATCGAATGCAACCGTTTTGCGCCGATCTCGACCCGCGAGGATTTCTTGGCTCGCGCGATACTGCCCGGTGATCTGTTGATTGCCGAGGCGCGGAAATCAGCGCCCGCCATGACCCCCGAGATCCCCGCTTTCGTTCGCAGGATGGACACGCTGCGCCCCTGGACGCCCGCCCCGATCCTGTTCGCAAACGCCGAGTCCGGCGGCCCGGTCGACCACGGCTTTTTCGTCGAGATTCTCGAGCGTTTCCGGCAGGACCTCACGGCGGCCTTGCCGCTCGACGGCGTCTACATCTGTGAACACGGCGCCGCCATCACGACGGAGGAGGACGATCCCGACGGCGCTGTGTTCGCGCTGGTCCGCGAGATCGTCGGCCCCGACGTACCGATCGTGGCCACGATCGACCTGCATTCCAACGTGTCGGAGCGCATGGTCGCGGCAGTCGACGCGCTCATCTCCTACCGGCGCAACCCGCACACGGACATGGCCGATCGAGGCGCAGACGCCGCCGCGGCACTCGCGGAGTTGCTGGATGGGGTAAAGACCGCTGTCGCCCACGTCCGCCTACCGATCTGCCCGCCGCCGACCGTGCTCTTGACCGCGCCCGGCGCCGGCCCCTATGCCGACCTGATCGCCGCGGCCGAGGCGACGGCCGCGGCCGACCCGCGACTGCTCAACATCTCGATCGTCGGCGGCTTCGCTTATGGCGACACACCCAAGAACGGCCTGACCGTGCTGGCGACGACCCGCGGCGATGCGGCCCTCGCCCGCCGCACTGCCGCGGGGCTCGCCGCCTACGCCTGGCGCGAGCGTGCGCGCTTCATCCCGCGCCTGACGCCGTTCGACGAGGCGGTGGCGCTCGCCAAGGCGACTGGCGAGCAGCGGGGTCGCCCGCCGGTGCTGCTCGCCGACGTTGCCGACAACCCAGGCGGTGGCGGCCGCGGCAACACGGTCTTCCTGCTGAGGGCCCTGCTCGACGCCGGCGCGCGCAACGTGCTCCTGGGCGTGCTGACCGATCCTGAGCTCGCCGCCGAGGCACATTCTTTGGGCGAGGGCGTCGCCTTCGCCGCCCGCTTCAACCGCGCGGAGCAGGCGACCTATTCGGAACCGTTCGAGGCGCAGGCGACCATCCTGCGGCTTAGCGACGGCAAGGGCGTCGGCCGGCGCGGCCAACTCGCCGGTTGTGCCTTCGACCTCGGCCCCTCGGTTGCACTAGCCATCGACGGCATCGTGCTCATCGTCATCACCCATCGTCACCAGTGCCACGAGCCGGCGTTTTTCGAGCTGTTCGGCCTGAACATCGGCGCCGCCCGCACGGTCGTCCTGAAGTCGCGCGGCCATTTCCGCGCCGCCTTCGACGAGTTCTTCACGCCCGAGCAGATCGTCGAGGTCGATGCCCCCGGCCTGACATCGCCATTGCTGTCGCGCTTCGATTTCAAGAAGCTGCCGCGGCCGGTCGTCCCGCTCGACAGGATCGACGACTGGACGCCCAACGTCCGACTGCTGCAGGGAGGCGCTCGATGA
- a CDS encoding LysR family transcriptional regulator, protein MDRFDALSTFLLVSELRSFTAAARKLGVSTSAVGKTIARLEDGLGARLFHRSTRSVTLTTEGEIFLHRCQKIVEEFEAAELEIAQVTQGPKGRLRVSMPLAGMLLTPVISAFAKAFPDISLDIEFSDRLVDVIEEGFDVVVRTGPAANSQLMSKIIGQYGYVIVGSPAYLAEHGTPQEPEDLLSHVCLHYRWSTAGKLESWRLMRDGVYLDLALPTSFIANTTEPLIGLAERGIGLTSLSAFTVRRQLEDGTLVSVLDRYLTDRNVFRLMWPPGRQALPRLRAFIDFMADHLPTYLPTL, encoded by the coding sequence ATGGATCGCTTCGACGCGTTGAGCACGTTTCTGCTGGTGAGCGAGTTGCGCAGCTTCACGGCTGCTGCGCGCAAGCTGGGTGTTTCCACCTCCGCCGTCGGCAAGACGATCGCCAGACTGGAGGACGGACTGGGCGCGCGCCTGTTCCATCGCAGCACGCGGAGCGTCACCCTCACCACCGAGGGCGAGATTTTCCTCCATCGCTGCCAGAAGATCGTCGAAGAGTTCGAGGCGGCGGAACTCGAGATTGCTCAGGTGACCCAGGGGCCGAAGGGGCGGCTGCGGGTCAGCATGCCTCTGGCCGGAATGCTCCTGACCCCGGTCATCAGCGCGTTTGCGAAAGCCTTTCCGGACATCAGTCTGGATATCGAATTTTCCGACCGGCTCGTCGATGTCATCGAGGAAGGCTTCGATGTCGTGGTGCGGACGGGGCCGGCGGCCAACTCCCAGCTGATGTCGAAGATCATCGGTCAATACGGCTACGTGATCGTGGGTTCGCCCGCCTATCTCGCCGAGCATGGCACGCCGCAGGAGCCGGAGGATCTGCTGTCCCATGTCTGCCTGCATTATCGCTGGTCGACGGCGGGGAAGCTGGAGAGCTGGCGCCTCATGCGCGACGGCGTCTATCTGGATCTGGCATTGCCGACGTCGTTCATCGCCAACACCACGGAGCCGCTGATCGGCCTGGCCGAACGGGGGATCGGGCTCACCAGCCTATCGGCCTTTACGGTGCGGCGGCAGCTCGAAGACGGCACTCTGGTCTCGGTGCTGGATCGCTACCTGACCGACCGGAACGTGTTCCGCCTGATGTGGCCGCCCGGACGCCAAGCGCTCCCAAGATTGCGGGCGTTCATCGATTTCATGGCGGATCATCTCCCCACTTACCTGCCGACACTGTAG
- a CDS encoding ABC transporter permease — MSRILIKRLASAVPVLLLVSLIAFVLIWLVPGDAAAELAGPSASPEELAHIRADLGLDQPVWMQALHWYRNLLSGDLGQSLLLNRSVATAILERLPITLSLTGFALVLTLLLGVGSGTVAALKRNSWIDQAVMTSALVGLSLPDFWLGLVAIYVFSVALGWFPTGGFVPFTDSPMGWLHTTTLPAAALAITQVGLLARMTRSSLLEVLSQDYIRTAWAKGLPGRIVILKHALLNIGVPVLTVLGISIGILFSGAVVIESVFAIPGVGRLIIDAVLRRDLPVIQGGILIVGLFMVLVNIAVDLLYGVFDPRVAHER; from the coding sequence ATGTCACGCATTCTTATCAAGCGCCTGGCGAGTGCCGTGCCGGTGCTCCTGCTCGTGTCGCTGATCGCCTTCGTGCTGATCTGGCTGGTGCCGGGCGATGCGGCGGCCGAGCTCGCCGGCCCGAGCGCCAGCCCGGAGGAGCTCGCCCACATCCGCGCCGACCTCGGGCTCGACCAGCCGGTCTGGATGCAGGCGCTGCACTGGTACCGCAACCTGCTCTCAGGCGATCTTGGCCAGTCGCTCCTGCTCAACCGCAGCGTCGCCACGGCGATCTTGGAGCGCCTGCCGATCACCCTGTCGCTGACCGGCTTCGCCCTGGTCCTGACCCTGCTGCTCGGCGTCGGCAGCGGCACGGTCGCAGCGCTGAAGCGCAACAGCTGGATCGACCAGGCGGTCATGACGAGTGCGCTCGTCGGCCTGTCGCTGCCGGACTTCTGGCTGGGTCTGGTCGCGATTTACGTGTTCTCGGTGGCGCTCGGCTGGTTCCCGACAGGCGGCTTCGTGCCGTTCACCGACAGCCCCATGGGCTGGCTGCACACGACCACCTTGCCGGCGGCGGCACTCGCCATCACCCAGGTGGGCCTGCTCGCGCGCATGACGCGGTCCAGCCTGCTCGAGGTGCTGAGCCAGGACTACATCCGCACGGCTTGGGCCAAGGGGCTGCCCGGCCGCATCGTCATCCTCAAGCACGCGCTGCTCAACATCGGCGTGCCGGTGCTGACCGTGCTCGGCATCAGCATCGGCATCCTGTTCAGCGGCGCGGTGGTGATCGAATCCGTTTTCGCGATTCCGGGTGTCGGGCGGCTGATCATCGATGCCGTACTGCGCCGCGACCTGCCGGTGATCCAGGGCGGCATCCTGATTGTGGGATTGTTCATGGTGCTCGTGAATATCGCCGTCGACCTGCTCTATGGCGTCTTCGACCCGCGGGTGGCCCATGAGCGTTGA
- a CDS encoding ABC transporter ATP-binding protein produces MTAAVKPLLEIDGLTTEVGHLRILDRVSFSIGAGEVVGVVGESGSGKSMTALSTMRLLPETVRVTAGTVRFAGADLLALSEAEMRRIRGDRIAMIFQEPMSSLNPVLSIGEQIVETLVHHRGAGRAEAKRRAIELLELVEIPAAAKRLGDYPHQLSGGMRQRVMIAIALACEPKLLIADEPTTALDVTVQAQILDLLRSLRRELAMSIMLITHDLGVVAEFADRVVVLYAGRVAETGPVKALFRAPFHPYTQGLLGSIPPLDGPLCRPLPIPGTVPALADMPEGCRFQPRCAVAASRCTGAPPFFMLDAGHEAACWRAAPEARVVGEPAGETA; encoded by the coding sequence ATGACCGCAGCCGTAAAGCCCCTGCTCGAAATCGACGGGCTCACGACGGAGGTGGGCCACCTCCGGATTCTCGATCGCGTCTCCTTCTCGATCGGCGCCGGCGAGGTCGTGGGCGTCGTCGGCGAGTCCGGCTCGGGCAAGAGCATGACCGCGCTCTCGACGATGCGCCTTCTGCCCGAGACCGTCCGTGTGACGGCGGGTACGGTCCGCTTCGCGGGTGCGGACCTGCTGGCCCTCAGCGAGGCGGAGATGCGTCGCATCCGTGGCGACCGGATCGCCATGATCTTTCAGGAGCCGATGAGTTCGCTGAACCCGGTGCTCTCGATCGGCGAGCAGATCGTCGAGACGCTCGTCCACCATCGCGGCGCCGGCCGGGCCGAGGCAAAGCGGCGCGCGATCGAGCTTCTCGAGCTGGTCGAGATCCCCGCCGCGGCGAAGCGGCTTGGCGATTATCCCCATCAGCTCTCGGGCGGCATGCGCCAGCGCGTCATGATCGCGATCGCGCTCGCGTGCGAGCCGAAGCTGCTCATCGCCGACGAGCCGACGACCGCGCTCGACGTCACGGTCCAGGCGCAGATCCTCGACCTGCTGCGCAGCCTGCGCCGGGAGCTCGCGATGTCGATCATGCTCATCACCCACGACCTGGGCGTGGTGGCCGAGTTCGCCGACCGGGTCGTCGTGCTCTATGCCGGACGGGTCGCCGAGACCGGGCCGGTCAAGGCGCTGTTCCGGGCGCCGTTCCATCCCTATACCCAAGGACTCCTGGGCTCAATCCCACCGCTTGACGGGCCGCTTTGCCGGCCGCTGCCGATCCCGGGCACGGTCCCGGCACTCGCCGACATGCCGGAGGGCTGCCGGTTCCAGCCGCGCTGCGCCGTCGCTGCCAGCCGCTGCACCGGGGCGCCGCCATTCTTCATGCTCGACGCCGGCCACGAAGCTGCGTGCTGGCGCGCCGCTCCCGAAGCGAGGGTCGTCGGAGAGCCCGCCGGAGAAACCGCATGA
- a CDS encoding ABC transporter ATP-binding protein, whose translation MMRPVLLKAEGLTKHFGSQPSRFGAGLFGADRPVLRAVDGVDLEVRQGETMGIVGESGCGKSTMGRLLVRLLEATAGRVQFDGIDLLTLKGRALTEIRRDLGMVFQDPWASLDGRMRVRDIIAEPLDIHRAAAGAERRRRVAELLEVVGLPASAAEKHPHQFSGGQRQRIGIARALSLKPRFIVLDEAVSALDVSVQAQILQLLADLQREFGLTFLFISHNLAVVRNVADRVAVMYLGRVVESGPTQALFEAPRHPYTQALLSAIPVPDPERPRTRVVLKGDVPSALAPPAGCRFHTRCPMAQDICRQTPPPTVAVGPDHSAACHFAASSLMN comes from the coding sequence ATGATGCGACCCGTCCTGCTGAAGGCCGAGGGGCTGACCAAGCATTTCGGCAGCCAGCCAAGCCGGTTCGGGGCCGGCCTGTTCGGTGCCGATCGGCCCGTGCTGCGCGCCGTCGACGGCGTCGATCTCGAGGTGCGGCAAGGCGAGACGATGGGCATCGTCGGCGAAAGCGGCTGCGGCAAGTCGACCATGGGGCGGCTGCTCGTCCGCCTGCTGGAAGCGACGGCCGGGCGGGTCCAGTTCGACGGCATCGATCTCCTCACGCTCAAGGGCCGCGCGCTCACCGAGATCCGCCGCGACCTCGGCATGGTGTTCCAGGACCCCTGGGCCTCGCTCGACGGGCGGATGCGTGTGCGCGACATCATCGCCGAGCCCCTCGACATCCATCGCGCCGCCGCCGGTGCCGAGCGCCGCCGCCGGGTCGCCGAGCTGCTCGAGGTCGTAGGCCTGCCGGCCTCGGCGGCGGAGAAGCATCCGCACCAGTTCTCGGGCGGGCAGCGCCAGCGCATCGGCATCGCCCGTGCGCTGAGCTTGAAGCCGCGCTTCATCGTGCTCGACGAGGCGGTCTCGGCGCTCGACGTCTCGGTCCAGGCGCAGATCCTGCAACTCCTGGCTGATCTGCAGCGCGAGTTCGGGCTTACCTTCCTGTTCATCTCGCACAACTTGGCGGTCGTGAGGAACGTCGCCGATCGGGTCGCCGTAATGTACCTGGGCCGCGTCGTCGAATCCGGTCCGACGCAGGCGCTGTTCGAGGCGCCGCGTCATCCCTATACGCAGGCGCTGCTGTCGGCCATTCCGGTGCCCGATCCGGAGCGGCCGCGGACGCGCGTCGTGCTCAAGGGCGACGTGCCGAGCGCGTTGGCGCCGCCCGCCGGCTGCCGCTTCCATACGCGCTGCCCGATGGCGCAGGATATCTGCCGCCAGACCCCGCCGCCGACGGTCGCCGTCGGTCCGGATCATTCGGCCGCGTGCCATTTCGCGGCTTCGTCGCTCATGAATTAG
- a CDS encoding ABC transporter permease — protein sequence MSVETVLSAPAAAKPLGFLGRHPMLRRLLGHRLFVTGAVLLLVVVLATVAADLIAPYSPLKNDFHYRLGAPNAVHLMGTDNFGRDVLSRVLYGGRTSLAIGVLAMLSSTVLGVIIGVGAGYFSRLDNPLMRAMDALMAFPGVLLAIALASVLGPSIGDVVIALAVTYAPRTARIVRAAVLVVRRMEYIDAARVAGAGHLRIILRHVLPNCLAPLIVQMTFIFAVSILAEAVLSFVGVGPPPPTPSWGNIIADGRNYIPSAPWISLFPGLVIAVTVLGVNLIGDGLRDVLDPRLKLEGR from the coding sequence ATGAGCGTTGAAACGGTCCTCTCGGCCCCCGCGGCGGCGAAGCCGCTGGGCTTCCTCGGGCGCCATCCCATGCTCCGCCGGCTTTTGGGCCACCGGCTGTTCGTGACCGGCGCCGTCCTGCTGCTGGTCGTGGTGCTGGCGACCGTGGCGGCCGACCTGATCGCACCCTATTCGCCGCTCAAGAACGACTTCCACTATCGCCTGGGCGCGCCCAACGCCGTTCACCTGATGGGGACCGACAATTTCGGCCGCGATGTGCTGAGCCGCGTGCTCTACGGCGGGCGCACGTCGCTCGCCATCGGCGTGCTGGCCATGCTCAGCTCGACAGTGCTTGGCGTGATCATCGGCGTCGGCGCCGGCTATTTCTCCCGGCTCGACAATCCGCTGATGCGGGCGATGGACGCGCTCATGGCCTTCCCGGGCGTACTGCTCGCGATCGCGCTCGCCTCCGTGCTGGGGCCGTCGATCGGCGACGTCGTGATCGCGCTCGCTGTCACCTATGCCCCGCGCACGGCGCGCATCGTGCGCGCCGCCGTGCTGGTCGTGCGCCGCATGGAATATATCGATGCGGCGCGTGTCGCCGGCGCCGGCCACCTGCGCATCATCCTGCGTCACGTGCTGCCGAACTGCCTGGCCCCGCTCATCGTGCAGATGACTTTCATTTTCGCCGTCTCGATCCTGGCCGAGGCGGTGCTGAGCTTCGTCGGCGTCGGTCCACCGCCGCCCACGCCCAGCTGGGGCAATATCATTGCGGACGGCCGCAACTATATCCCGTCGGCGCCCTGGATCTCGCTGTTTCCTGGGCTCGTGATCGCGGTGACCGTGCTGGGCGTGAACCTGATCGGCGACGGGCTGCGCGACGTGCTCGATCCGCGCCTCAAGCTCGAGGGCCGCTGA
- a CDS encoding LysR family transcriptional regulator yields the protein MVDIRWLDDFLMVAETRNFSRSAELLHSTQPAVSRRIQSLEDWLGARLFDRNSQPISLTPEGELFRPAAEEILRRLNRAREEVRTAHDRAPKILRFITTHSLATTFLPAWLRSVEDLTGVVAMRLETARLDDCVAAMIGGQSDFMLAYTHPATPLPLDAEGFKSTVIGRDRLVPVSAPDADGRPLHPIPGQAADRKSGYLAYTLSSGFGRMIDLSLHGREGALHLTRVFESHLAGVLKIMARQGRGLAWLAAQDAAPDIDAGTLVIAGTDDWTIDLDVRIFRNSSRISPAAEHFWKHVAGSTIR from the coding sequence ATGGTAGACATTCGCTGGCTCGATGATTTCTTGATGGTCGCGGAGACCCGCAACTTCTCCCGCTCAGCCGAGTTGCTGCATTCGACGCAACCCGCCGTCAGCCGTCGGATCCAATCGCTCGAGGACTGGCTTGGCGCCCGTTTGTTCGACCGCAATAGCCAACCGATTTCGCTGACACCCGAGGGTGAGTTGTTCCGGCCGGCCGCCGAGGAGATTCTCCGGCGCCTCAACCGAGCCCGCGAAGAGGTGCGCACGGCGCACGACCGGGCCCCCAAGATCCTGCGGTTCATCACGACGCACAGTCTCGCGACAACTTTCCTGCCGGCCTGGCTGCGCTCGGTCGAGGACCTGACGGGCGTTGTCGCCATGCGCCTCGAGACGGCCCGGCTCGACGACTGCGTCGCCGCGATGATCGGCGGCCAGAGCGACTTCATGCTGGCCTATACCCATCCGGCCACCCCCCTGCCCCTCGACGCCGAAGGCTTCAAGTCCACCGTGATCGGGCGCGATCGCCTGGTGCCCGTGTCGGCGCCCGACGCTGATGGGCGCCCGCTGCATCCGATCCCGGGCCAGGCGGCCGATCGCAAGAGCGGCTATCTCGCCTACACGCTCTCTTCCGGTTTCGGCCGGATGATCGACCTGTCGCTGCATGGCCGCGAAGGCGCGCTGCATCTGACACGCGTGTTCGAATCCCATCTGGCGGGCGTGCTCAAGATCATGGCGCGGCAAGGGCGCGGGCTCGCCTGGCTCGCCGCACAGGATGCGGCACCCGACATCGACGCCGGAACATTGGTCATCGCCGGCACCGACGACTGGACGATCGATCTCGACGTTCGGATCTTTCGAAACAGCTCGCGGATCTCGCCTGCGGCCGAGCATTTCTGGAAGCATGTCGCAGGGAGCACTATACGCTAA
- a CDS encoding alanine racemase, which yields MSLATLETPCLMLETGRLDHNLGRMGERARALGVRLRPHLKTAKSYDVARLATAGEFGGITVSTLAEAEYFLAGGITDLLYAVGIVPSKLPRAARLVEAGAHLTLILDSVETARAVAAFADLRRVAFAVLIEIDTGEGRSGVLPEAADLVEIGTALEQPPYCRLQGVITHAGHSYAARDLETVARIAEAERSGAVRAAERLRAAGLSVPVVSVGSTPTALHARHLSGVTELRAGVYMFGDLFQAQIGSCTLDDLAVSVLATVTGHHRDAGHLLIDAGALALSKDRSTADAPHDYGFGLLVHADGTPFAQELRIFKVYQEHGLVRAADGALPFDELPIGAQVRVLPNHVCMTAAMYDRYHLVKNGALAGEWTRTNGW from the coding sequence ATGAGCCTCGCCACGCTGGAAACGCCCTGCCTGATGCTCGAGACCGGGCGGCTCGACCACAACCTCGGGCGCATGGGCGAACGGGCCCGGGCGCTCGGCGTCCGCCTCCGTCCCCATCTCAAGACTGCGAAATCCTATGATGTCGCGCGCCTCGCCACCGCGGGCGAGTTCGGCGGCATCACCGTCTCGACGCTGGCCGAAGCGGAATATTTCCTGGCCGGCGGCATCACCGACCTGCTCTATGCCGTCGGCATCGTCCCGAGCAAGCTGCCGCGCGCCGCCCGCCTTGTTGAGGCCGGCGCGCACCTGACGCTGATCCTCGATTCCGTCGAGACGGCACGCGCGGTCGCGGCCTTTGCCGATCTGCGCCGGGTCGCCTTCGCGGTGCTGATCGAGATCGACACAGGTGAAGGCCGGTCAGGCGTACTGCCCGAGGCCGCCGACCTCGTCGAGATCGGCACGGCGCTCGAGCAGCCGCCCTATTGCCGGCTGCAGGGCGTCATTACCCATGCCGGCCATTCCTACGCGGCCCGCGATCTCGAGACGGTGGCGCGCATCGCCGAGGCCGAGCGGTCGGGTGCCGTCCGGGCGGCCGAGCGCCTGAGGGCGGCCGGCCTCAGCGTGCCGGTCGTGAGCGTCGGCTCGACCCCGACGGCACTCCATGCCCGGCACCTCAGCGGTGTCACCGAGCTCCGGGCCGGCGTCTATATGTTCGGCGATCTGTTCCAGGCCCAGATCGGCAGCTGCACGCTCGACGATCTCGCCGTCTCCGTGCTCGCCACCGTCACCGGTCATCATCGCGACGCCGGCCACCTGCTGATCGATGCCGGCGCGCTCGCACTCTCCAAGGACCGCAGCACCGCCGACGCGCCGCACGATTACGGCTTCGGCCTGCTCGTCCATGCCGACGGCACACCGTTTGCTCAGGAGCTGAGGATCTTCAAGGTCTACCAGGAGCACGGCCTGGTGCGCGCGGCCGACGGCGCGTTGCCGTTCGACGAGCTGCCGATCGGCGCCCAGGTGCGCGTGCTGCCGAACCATGTCTGCATGACGGCGGCCATGTACGACCGCTATCACCTCGTGAAGAACGGCGCGCTCGCGGGCGAATGGACGCGGACGAACGGCTGGTAG
- a CDS encoding ornithine cyclodeaminase family protein has product MLIIPESEARALVTMSDAIEAVAETFAALDRGEAASYPVVREKLGSPSAVFGVKTGYDRAAGALGLKAGGYWQGNAERNLTNHQSTTLLFDPATGQPSALVGANYLTGVRTGAAAALATRHLARPDARVLGIVGTGTQALYQLDAIRCVRSLDEVVAWNRTPARLEAFLEAVRARGLAARGADLEETVRAADILVTATPGQAPLVDAAWVRPGTHVNAVGADTAGKQELDSALVTRAAVYVDSLEQAVTIGECQTAVRLGLLRPEDICGTLGGLVSGRLPGRMEGESITLFDSTGIALQDLAVAALAVRRAGEGGRGTEIAFS; this is encoded by the coding sequence ATGCTGATCATCCCCGAGTCCGAGGCGCGCGCCCTCGTCACCATGTCGGACGCGATCGAGGCGGTCGCGGAAACATTCGCCGCCCTAGACCGGGGGGAGGCCGCGAGCTATCCGGTGGTGCGCGAGAAGCTGGGCAGCCCCTCGGCCGTGTTCGGCGTCAAGACCGGCTACGACCGTGCCGCCGGCGCGCTCGGCCTCAAGGCGGGCGGCTACTGGCAGGGCAACGCCGAGCGCAATCTCACTAATCACCAGTCGACAACGCTGCTGTTCGATCCGGCGACCGGGCAGCCGTCGGCGTTGGTCGGCGCCAATTATCTGACCGGCGTGCGCACGGGTGCCGCGGCGGCGCTGGCGACGCGCCATCTCGCGCGGCCCGACGCGCGGGTCCTCGGCATCGTCGGTACCGGCACCCAGGCGCTCTACCAGCTCGACGCCATCCGCTGCGTGCGGTCGCTCGACGAGGTTGTCGCCTGGAACCGGACGCCGGCCCGGCTCGAAGCCTTCCTCGAAGCGGTGCGCGCCCGCGGCCTCGCCGCGCGCGGCGCCGACCTCGAGGAGACGGTACGCGCGGCCGATATCCTGGTCACCGCGACGCCGGGGCAGGCACCGCTCGTCGACGCGGCCTGGGTTCGTCCCGGCACCCACGTCAATGCCGTGGGGGCGGATACTGCCGGCAAGCAGGAACTCGATTCCGCCCTGGTCACGCGTGCCGCGGTCTATGTCGACAGTCTCGAGCAGGCCGTCACGATCGGCGAGTGCCAGACCGCGGTCCGGCTGGGCTTGCTCAGGCCGGAGGACATCTGCGGCACGCTCGGCGGCCTCGTGTCCGGCCGGCTGCCCGGCCGAATGGAGGGAGAGAGCATTACGCTCTTCGACAGCACCGGCATCGCGCTGCAGGACCTGGCGGTGGCGGCGCTGGCGGTTCGCCGGGCAGGCGAGGGCGGCCGCGGCACTGAGATCGCCTTCTCCTGA